The following are encoded in a window of Hemiscyllium ocellatum isolate sHemOce1 chromosome 35, sHemOce1.pat.X.cur, whole genome shotgun sequence genomic DNA:
- the LOC132832791 gene encoding zinc finger protein 239-like gives MEEKPFKCDLCNKSFWCSSDFLVHQRTHTGEKPFTCDVCKKSFSQSATLRVHQRIHTGEKPFTCEVCEKSFTQLSSLRVHQTIHTGEKLFKCEVCDKAFATSTRLLEHQSIHTGEKPFRCQVCNKSFSRSTHFRTHQRIHTGEKPFTCQVCNKSFSRSSNLLEHQRLHTGEKTFKCEVCNKTFAQLSGLVKHRHTHTGEKKIFTCDVCNKEFEQLWGMLDHRRIHTVGEAK, from the coding sequence ATGGAAGAAAAACCTTTCAAGTGTGACTTGTGCAACAAATCATTCTGGTGCTCGTCAGACTTTCTTGTGCACCAACGcactcacacaggggagaaaccatttacCTGTGACGTGTGTAAGAAATCATTCTCTCAGTCAGCGACCCTACGTGTTCACCAACGCATTCATACAGGGGAGAAGCCATTTACATGTGAGGTATGTGAGAAATCATTCACACAGTTATCGAGTCTCCGGGTCCACCAAACAATCCATACAGGGGAGAAACTCTTCAAGTGTGAAGTTTGTGATAAAGCATTTGCAACATCTACGAGGCTCCTGGAACACCAGAGCATCCATACCGGGGAGAAACCTTTCAGGTGTCAGGTGTGTAACAAATCATTCTCACGCTCAACTCACTTCCGTACACACCAAcgcattcacactggggagaaaccgtTCACCTGCCAAGTGTGTAACAAATCATTCTCACGGTCATCGAACCTCCTTGAACACCAACgccttcacactggggagaaaacTTTCAAGTGTGAGGTGTGCAATAAGACCTTTGCACAATTGTCAGGCCTGGtgaaacaccgacacactcacacaggggagaagAAAATATTCACTTGTGACGTGTGTAATAAGGAGTTTGAACAGTTGTGGGGAATGTTGGATCACCGTCGCATTCACACAGTCGGGGAAGCTAAATGA